CTTCCGGATCACCTCTGTTTTCGCTCCAGACATTCTAAAAAGCCAACTGAACGTCTTCAGCATACATAGGATTCGAACTAAATCGAGAACTTTCACTGATGCTATCCTGTCTGTTTAAGTATTTTTCATAAGTTCACTGGAGCTATGGTGTCAAGACCCACTTTTCCTGTTcctttttaggaaaaaatgacttCAGGACGAGTGTTTGAACAGGAAAATTCTCACGTTTtcaatgaaacgaaaaaaagccaCTCATGCAGCAATTACAACGTGGTTGCTAGACCCAATTTTCGAGGACTTACAACTTTTATTTCCCTATCCCGAATGGCTAACGGAATACCTTTTCACAACCAAAAATacaaattcttttattttgcaagCATCAAATCAGCTTATACAGTTGTCGGAGCACATCCCACTTTATGCTAgacgaaacaaaacatttttcgaagaatttaTCGCAATTAAGAGGGTCAAACTCAACAGCAACTTAAAACTTAACAACGTGAATGAACCTTAGTGACAATTAAAACGTTCGTCTATTGTTTTGTCTCCTCGAAGAACCTTTTCACCAATTCTAGAGCTTTTGCTCTATGGCTGATcttatttttagttgttttctcCATCTCGGCGAATGTTTGTAGGAATCCTTCGGGCTGAAATTTGAATCCAAAATgtatttgaagtttttgtaTGTGAAGAATCACGAAAATGATGCAATGAAATGGCTGAAAACCTACTTGGAAACATGGGTCCCAACCAAAATCGGGCGGTCCTCGTGGATAGACAATATGTCCTGGGCATTTGCCTAAAGATGTCGTGTCTAAGCAGTGGTCAAGCCGAAAACGTTCAAATATTGCTCACCTTTGAAAATGTGTACTGGCTTATCTTTCCCTTCAGTGAATGCAAAAATACATTGAGCATAAGCAGATTTGTCGTCAAAACCCGCTTAAATAAAaatccgaaataaaaaaaaaactcatcatAGTTGGATTCTAGtgagaaaaaactaataaagaatagaataacatTCACCTAACATTTGATACAATCCAGAAGGTCCAAGCTTCTTCAAAAACCATTTCACATAAACACCAGGCAATCCACCAAGCGCATTAAAACACAGGCTAGTGTCCTCGACCTGGAATTCTATGCGTTCAGCAATAGTCACAATGaggttaattttcaaaaagtcgaaaaatttcaatgtgGATCCGAGCATATCTCACCAGTACGGGGCCTTCCACACGTTCTGCGGCTTCTTTTGCCTTGCGTTCGGCCACATACTCAGGTTCACCTTGATACTCATCCAGGTCCACATTCACGCTTCGCACCTTAATGGGATCAGCATGGCACCTATGATACTGTATTTGTATACCACTATTTGTATATTACACTCTATTAGCACTTCAAGAGAGGCTACGCCAATACT
This window of the Necator americanus strain Aroian chromosome III, whole genome shotgun sequence genome carries:
- a CDS encoding hypothetical protein (NECATOR_CHRIII.G9555.T1), with the protein product MSRATLTLVTGNAGKLAEVKAILSSYEVRSVNVDLDEYQGEPEYVAERKAKEAAERVEGPVLVEDTSLCFNALGGLPGVYVKWFLKKLGPSGLYQMLAGFDDKSAYAQCIFAFTEGKDKPVHIFKGKCPGHIVYPRGPPDFGWDPCFQPEGFLQTFAEMEKTTKNKISHRAKALELVKRFFEETKQ